A region of Moorena producens PAL-8-15-08-1 DNA encodes the following proteins:
- a CDS encoding plasmid mobilization protein: MKTIKMTIRLTEYEKKKLAQEAEKRGMNQSEVLRSLIARFPDPKDSV; encoded by the coding sequence ATGAAAACTATAAAAATGACAATCCGTTTAACCGAATACGAAAAGAAAAAATTAGCACAAGAGGCAGAGAAGAGAGGAATGAACCAATCTGAGGTACTTAGAAGTTTAATAGCTCGCTTTCCCGATCCCAAGGACTCTGTGTAA
- a CDS encoding type II toxin-antitoxin system HicB family antitoxin, whose amino-acid sequence MKVNYQHYTYSIKWSKEDEEFVGLCAEFPSLSHLDTSLVAALEGISNLVAEVLEDMETSGEPIPQPLAEKKYSGKFQIRIPPEQHRSLAIKAAESGVSLNRYISLKLCS is encoded by the coding sequence ATGAAAGTTAATTACCAACACTATACTTATAGCATCAAATGGTCAAAAGAAGATGAGGAGTTTGTGGGATTGTGTGCAGAGTTTCCCAGTCTATCTCACCTTGACACATCTCTGGTAGCTGCTTTAGAAGGCATTAGTAATTTAGTCGCAGAAGTCCTCGAAGACATGGAAACCTCTGGAGAACCTATTCCACAACCTCTTGCCGAGAAAAAATATAGCGGTAAATTTCAAATACGAATTCCACCGGAGCAACATCGTTCATTGGCAATAAAAGCAGCTGAGTCTGGAGTAAGTCTTAACCGTTACATAAGTTTGAAGCTATGTAGCTAG
- a CDS encoding RNA-guided endonuclease InsQ/TnpB family protein codes for MRAAYQYRLRLTKSQEAEVERWLDMLRHQYNYLLADRFNWYEHNRCSINSCPLVCHLPDLRNNPDYFSQKKTLPKLKKDRPWYGVVQSQVLQDCVKRVDLAFKRFLKGDSKGRKSGRPRFKSKNRYKSFTFPSLSKSPINGNILTLPKFGKVKMIYHRPIPEGFKVKTATITRKADGYYVTLSIQDDTVPDVIPVNSVKNPIGIDMGLKSFLVKSDGSEVPIPQYYRKAQKRLKKIQKAVSRSKKGSNNRKKAVTKLGKAHKKVADTRKDFHFKTARSLLINHDLVAHEKLNIKGLARTKLAKSLLDAGWGQFLCILSSKAVRVAWPTALNAGLVTVAVNPRNTSQNCSNCGTKVPKKLKDRIHSCPSCGYTEDRDVNAAINILKLAVGHPVGNKAYRVSEPVGGVGKKPTL; via the coding sequence ATGAGAGCAGCATATCAATACCGATTAAGATTAACCAAATCACAGGAGGCGGAGGTAGAAAGATGGTTGGATATGCTCCGACATCAGTACAACTACTTACTTGCTGACCGATTCAACTGGTATGAACATAATCGCTGCTCCATTAATTCTTGTCCTCTTGTTTGTCATTTGCCGGACTTACGGAACAATCCTGACTATTTTTCTCAGAAGAAAACTCTTCCTAAACTAAAGAAAGATAGACCATGGTATGGCGTAGTACAATCCCAAGTGCTTCAGGACTGCGTTAAAAGAGTTGACTTAGCTTTCAAGAGGTTCTTAAAAGGTGACAGTAAAGGTAGAAAGAGTGGAAGACCTAGGTTTAAGAGTAAAAACAGGTACAAGTCCTTCACCTTCCCTTCTTTGTCTAAGAGTCCTATAAATGGCAATATCTTGACTCTTCCTAAATTTGGGAAAGTCAAAATGATTTATCATCGACCTATTCCAGAAGGCTTTAAAGTCAAGACAGCAACTATAACTCGGAAGGCTGACGGGTACTACGTCACGCTATCCATTCAAGATGACACTGTCCCGGACGTCATCCCAGTCAACAGTGTTAAAAATCCCATCGGGATAGACATGGGTCTAAAGTCTTTTCTGGTAAAGTCTGATGGATCTGAAGTACCGATTCCTCAATATTATCGAAAGGCTCAAAAGCGGTTGAAAAAGATCCAAAAAGCTGTTAGCCGCTCCAAAAAAGGTAGTAACAACAGAAAAAAGGCTGTCACTAAACTAGGGAAAGCACACAAGAAAGTAGCTGACACCCGAAAAGATTTTCACTTTAAGACCGCTAGGAGTTTACTAATCAATCACGACTTGGTTGCTCATGAGAAACTGAACATCAAAGGTTTAGCTAGGACTAAACTAGCTAAATCCTTGCTAGACGCTGGATGGGGTCAATTTCTGTGTATATTATCAAGCAAAGCCGTTCGCGTAGCGTGGCCTACGGCCTTAAATGCTGGCTTGGTCACAGTTGCAGTAAATCCCCGAAACACCAGTCAAAATTGCTCCAATTGTGGAACAAAAGTTCCCAAGAAATTAAAAGACCGCATCCATTCCTGTCCTTCCTGCGGTTATACCGAGGATCGTGATGTAAATGCGGCGATCAATATATTGAAGTTGGCGGTGGGGCATCCCGTCGGAAATAAAGCTTACCGAGTATCCGAACCAGTAGGTGGAGTTGGTAAGAAGCCCACACTGTAA
- a CDS encoding Uma2 family endonuclease, with product MIQTPASPETETLLIELPKTIGLYVTQEQFAALAAANRDLRLERTALGELIVNPPTGWKTGKLNWSISGELYFWWRNAGEPGKAFDSSTGFILPNSATRSPDACWVSGERWQALTPEQKGTFANICPDFVVELRSSSDRVQSLEAKMTEYIDNGARLGWLIDPQQRLVEIYRPGLAVEVLENPTELSGEEVLPGFVLDLGRVWD from the coding sequence ATGATACAAACACCTGCCAGTCCAGAAACCGAAACTCTATTGATTGAGTTGCCTAAGACAATCGGGTTGTACGTCACCCAGGAACAGTTTGCAGCCCTTGCCGCAGCCAACCGCGACTTGAGACTGGAAAGAACGGCACTTGGAGAGTTAATTGTGAACCCACCAACAGGCTGGAAAACTGGAAAGCTAAATTGGAGTATTTCTGGAGAGTTGTATTTTTGGTGGCGTAATGCAGGGGAACCGGGTAAAGCCTTTGACTCTTCTACTGGCTTCATTTTACCTAATAGTGCCACTCGTTCTCCCGATGCCTGTTGGGTGAGCGGAGAACGTTGGCAGGCACTTACTCCAGAACAAAAAGGAACCTTTGCTAATATCTGCCCGGATTTTGTGGTTGAGTTACGGTCTAGCTCAGATCGGGTTCAGTCTCTAGAAGCTAAAATGACGGAGTATATCGACAATGGCGCGAGACTGGGCTGGTTAATCGATCCACAGCAGCGACTGGTGGAAATTTATCGACCGGGTTTGGCGGTGGAAGTGTTGGAGAATCCAACTGAGTTGTCCGGTGAAGAGGTGTTACCGGGTTTTGTGTTGGATTTGGGTCGAGTGTGGGATTGA
- a CDS encoding RNA-guided endonuclease InsQ/TnpB family protein has product MRAAYQYRLRLTKSQETEVERWLDMLRCQYNYLLADRFNWYEQNRCSINSCPLVCYLPDLRNNPDYFSQKKTLPQLKKDRPWYGVVQSQVLQDCVKRVDLAFKRFLKGDSNGKKSGRPRFKGKNRYKSFTFPSLSKNPIQGNILTLPKFGKVKMIYHRPIPEGFKIKTATITRKADGYYVTLSIQDDTVPDIIPVDGVINPVGIDMGLKSFLVKSDGSEVPIPQYYRKAQKRLKKIQQSVSRSKKGSINRKKAVNRLGKAHKKVADTRKDFHFKTAKELLDNHDLVAHEKLNIKGLAKTKLAKSVLDAGWGQFLSILSVKAENAGLVTKAVNPRNTSQNCSNCGKRVPKKLKDRIHSCPHCGYVADRDVNAAINILNLAVGHPVTSKAYRVTEGIPGVGKKPTL; this is encoded by the coding sequence ATGAGAGCAGCCTATCAATACCGGCTAAGATTGACTAAGTCGCAAGAAACGGAAGTAGAAAGATGGCTGGACATGCTCCGATGTCAATATAACTACTTACTGGCGGACAGGTTTAACTGGTATGAACAAAATCGCTGCTCTATTAACTCTTGTCCTCTTGTTTGTTATTTGCCGGATTTACGAAATAATCCCGACTATTTTTCCCAGAAAAAGACTCTACCTCAACTAAAGAAGGATAGACCTTGGTACGGAGTTGTTCAATCTCAAGTTTTACAAGATTGCGTAAAGAGAGTTGATCTTGCCTTTAAACGATTTCTTAAGGGTGACAGCAACGGAAAGAAAAGTGGGAGACCTCGATTTAAGGGAAAAAACAGATATAAATCGTTTACATTCCCTTCGCTTTCCAAAAATCCAATACAAGGAAATATTTTGACTCTTCCAAAATTCGGGAAAGTCAAAATGATTTATCACAGACCCATTCCAGAAGGTTTTAAGATCAAGACAGCTACTATAACCCGTAAAGCAGATGGGTATTATGTTACGCTGTCGATCCAAGATGATACTGTACCCGACATTATTCCAGTAGATGGTGTAATTAACCCTGTCGGGATAGACATGGGTCTCAAGTCTTTCCTGGTGAAGTCGGATGGTTCAGAAGTCCCTATCCCTCAGTACTATCGGAAAGCTCAAAAGCGTCTAAAGAAAATCCAACAATCTGTCAGTAGATCGAAGAAAGGGAGTATTAACAGGAAAAAGGCTGTTAACAGACTAGGGAAGGCACACAAGAAAGTAGCGGATACAAGGAAAGACTTTCATTTCAAGACCGCCAAGGAGTTACTAGACAATCACGATCTAGTTGCCCATGAAAAGCTAAATATTAAAGGTCTAGCTAAAACTAAACTAGCTAAATCTGTGTTAGACGCTGGATGGGGACAATTTCTGTCTATATTGTCAGTCAAAGCCGAAAATGCTGGACTGGTAACAAAAGCAGTAAATCCCAGAAATACAAGCCAGAACTGTTCTAACTGCGGGAAAAGAGTACCGAAGAAACTAAAAGACCGCATCCACTCTTGTCCTCATTGTGGTTATGTAGCTGACAGAGATGTAAATGCGGCGATCAATATATTGAATTTGGCGGTGGGGCATCCCGTCACAAGTAAAGCTTACCGAGTAACCGAAGGGATACCTGGTGTTGGTAAGAAGCCCACACTGTAA
- a CDS encoding Uma2 family endonuclease has protein sequence MTPLALNLDTIELTDEQFYQLCQNNRELQFERTAKGELIIMPPVGGESGNREADLIIDLGIWNRQTGLGYTFSSSTVFKLPNGANRSPDCAWIRRERWEALTPEQRRKFPPIVPDFVIELRSATDDLEMLRSKMGEYRDVGVKLGWLINPQQQQVEIYCQGQEVAVRNLPTELFGENVLPGFRLRLSRYL, from the coding sequence ATGACTCCTTTGGCATTAAATTTAGACACCATTGAGCTGACAGACGAACAGTTCTATCAGCTATGTCAGAATAACCGCGAGTTACAGTTTGAACGAACGGCCAAGGGAGAATTAATTATCATGCCACCTGTTGGCGGTGAGAGCGGCAATCGAGAAGCAGATTTAATTATCGATTTGGGAATTTGGAATCGGCAAACTGGTCTCGGTTATACCTTCAGTTCTTCCACTGTATTTAAGTTGCCCAATGGCGCAAATCGTTCTCCTGATTGCGCTTGGATTCGAAGGGAACGTTGGGAAGCCCTTACCCCAGAACAAAGACGCAAGTTTCCCCCGATTGTACCGGATTTTGTGATTGAGTTAAGGTCAGCAACGGATGATTTGGAAATGCTGCGTTCTAAGATGGGGGAATATAGGGATGTAGGGGTAAAGTTGGGATGGTTGATTAATCCCCAACAGCAGCAAGTGGAAATTTATTGTCAAGGGCAAGAGGTAGCGGTGCGAAACCTTCCCACGGAATTATTTGGTGAGAATGTATTGCCTGGATTTAGGTTGCGTTTATCCCGGTATTTGTAG